One Psychrobacillus glaciei genomic region harbors:
- a CDS encoding 7-cyano-7-deazaguanine synthase — MEKKCITNLRHKEFYPIKGVGYEGFFRGYFYYKNQYVTHENFANLYNDGATPDPTVWNGEFALILQMSNEIVLVTDKKRSIPLFYTLNESNDWIVQDHLEPNSTMSFHKVAEEELLLAGFVAGEKTLFQNWYQLEVASIVHLKERASKHSYYSYVTEKENDSVDAFAEELAHILNEVFDDLVVRLAGRKIVLPLSGGYDSRIIALLLKDRGLSDSIVTFTYGRPGNGEATVSKEIADRLGLKWKYFAYDKAMWEELYKSKLWKDYVLYASNGASAAHLQDFPSTKLLVEEESLQNAVFMPGHSLDFLGGSHLPYEAILDKEFTTKEVVDFIVLKHFRLWQKTGGISFTNSDIYNSVTKYVSDYTNLTNERVTSIMDEWNWKERQAKFIINSVRVYEYFDQDWSMPLWDDRLIHFFSKIPVDLKYKKYLYDYTLHKMYPDFYPYPQKPGPENSLRNKYGLLYPLLRKIYRKKNLYRKYFDEPMEWFGIYPTYKQYVDSLTFKKDGQKYSNPYNINSFIVKDMIEMMKEITK; from the coding sequence ATGGAGAAAAAATGTATAACTAACCTGAGACATAAAGAATTTTATCCTATAAAAGGTGTGGGGTATGAAGGTTTTTTTAGAGGTTATTTTTACTATAAAAATCAATATGTCACCCATGAAAACTTTGCAAATCTATATAATGATGGGGCAACTCCAGATCCCACGGTTTGGAATGGAGAATTTGCGCTCATTTTACAAATGAGCAATGAGATCGTTTTAGTTACAGATAAAAAGAGATCTATTCCATTGTTTTATACGTTAAATGAATCAAATGATTGGATTGTACAAGATCACCTTGAGCCAAATTCTACTATGTCCTTTCACAAAGTTGCAGAAGAGGAACTTTTATTAGCTGGCTTTGTCGCGGGTGAAAAAACATTATTTCAGAATTGGTACCAGTTGGAAGTTGCTTCTATAGTTCATTTAAAGGAGCGGGCATCCAAGCATTCATATTATTCGTATGTAACAGAAAAAGAAAATGACTCTGTCGACGCTTTTGCTGAGGAGCTAGCTCATATTTTAAATGAAGTATTTGATGACTTAGTAGTAAGATTGGCGGGACGAAAAATTGTTCTTCCCTTAAGTGGTGGATATGATTCTCGTATTATTGCATTATTATTAAAAGATAGAGGGCTCTCTGATTCTATTGTTACCTTTACGTATGGCAGACCTGGTAATGGAGAAGCTACAGTTAGTAAAGAAATTGCCGACCGCCTAGGATTGAAGTGGAAATACTTTGCCTATGACAAAGCAATGTGGGAAGAACTTTATAAATCGAAATTATGGAAAGATTATGTTCTATACGCAAGCAATGGAGCATCGGCTGCACATTTACAAGATTTCCCCAGTACTAAGTTATTGGTGGAAGAAGAGTCCTTACAAAATGCAGTTTTTATGCCTGGTCATTCACTAGATTTTTTAGGTGGAAGCCATTTACCATATGAAGCGATTCTTGATAAAGAGTTTACAACGAAGGAAGTAGTAGATTTTATCGTTCTTAAGCATTTCCGATTATGGCAAAAAACTGGTGGGATAAGTTTTACAAATAGTGATATTTATAATTCAGTTACGAAATATGTATCAGATTACACAAATCTTACAAATGAGCGAGTAACATCGATTATGGATGAATGGAACTGGAAGGAAAGACAAGCAAAGTTTATCATTAACTCTGTTCGAGTGTATGAATACTTTGATCAGGATTGGTCTATGCCATTATGGGATGATCGATTAATCCATTTCTTTAGTAAAATCCCAGTGGATTTAAAATATAAGAAGTATTTATATGATTATACATTGCATAAAATGTATCCTGATTTTTATCCATACCCTCAAAAGCCTGGACCAGAAAATTCATTGAGAAACAAATATGGATTACTTTATCCTTTATTACGCAAAATATATCGAAAGAAAAATCTTTACCGCAAATATTTTGATGAGCCAATGGAATGGTTTGGAATTTATCCTACGTATAAACAATATGTAGATTCCTTAACTTTTAAAAAAGATGGTCAAAAATATAGTAATCCGTATAATATAAATTCGTTTATTGTAAAAGATATGATAGAGATGATGAAGGAGATAACAAAATGA